The Pontibacter pudoricolor genome contains a region encoding:
- a CDS encoding PA14 domain-containing protein has product MNPNTSYANKKASSVLLALLLTFIVSAFTPKTAQAQTYSGPLVITKGGTYTGNWQSTNSDVPAVDVRTSEPVVIINSNIRGAGYLIKSWYYAADITVKNTNGYGITPTPYTEYPKTRRFVSLNDFKNLVVENCYMESTAGIGVGDDYRGNGTASQTIKIRYNKVKNIDGRVHGGKVHSQFVQFNYRGSVPNVEVAWNQVINEPNKSLVEDNINIFNSRGTSSSPIKIHNNYIQGAYPVDASGSSYSGGGILSDSDGNISTATAYIEGFENHLVNVGNYSMGIAGGNNIRYYNNRAINSATFDNGTRFNMYTSGFWSLDYYKMGTTFANSIDNNTVGVMAWGWPNDRRDISDMVGATQSNNTSISGVITKQHEVDEFNRWQQKLSSKGIVLGPNGSGTTIASPEPTPAPAPAPSIETIAPAPTTGTTTTGTGKITHELWTNVHGTSTSVIPVGTTPAKKTELSLFETASNVGDNYGQRVRGYITAPVSGNYTFWIASDDQAELYLSTSEDPAKKTRVASVSQWTNPREWTKLSEQKSVAIKLEAGKRYYIEALHIEGGGGDNLAVGWTLPNGTQERPIPGKYLSPMGSTATTAPAPAPEPTPAPSEPIVTSPSTGTGKITHEFWTNVHGTSTSVIPVGTTPAKKTELSLFETASNVGDNYGQRVRGYITAPVSGNYTFWIASDDQAELYLSTSEDPAKKTRVASVSQWTNPREWTKLSEQKSVAIKLEAGKRYYIEALHIEGGGGDNLAVGWTLPNGTQERPIPGKYLSPMGSTATTAPAPAPEPTPIVTTPTGKITREYWANVHGTSVSVIPVANTPTSKTELTIFESPSNVGDNYGQRIRGYVTAPVSGNYTFWIAADDMADLYLSTSEDPAKKVKIASATVYTDSRQWTKASSQKSVAIALEAGKRYYIEALHLEGGGGDNLAVGWTLPNGTQERPIPGKYLSPMGSADAITTASVTTENTQIIFENTTAYPNPFTNMITLDFGNQQGVKLQKVVLLNQVGKVVYEQKALELTNNKIELDLAGINIKKGLYILRYTDSQGSAKSINLMKQ; this is encoded by the coding sequence ATGAATCCAAACACCTCTTATGCAAATAAGAAGGCGAGCTCGGTTTTGCTCGCTCTATTGCTCACATTCATTGTGAGTGCATTCACACCAAAAACAGCTCAGGCTCAAACCTATAGTGGTCCTTTAGTGATCACAAAAGGTGGTACTTACACCGGAAACTGGCAATCTACAAACTCCGACGTTCCTGCCGTTGATGTCCGTACTTCCGAGCCGGTTGTTATCATCAACTCTAATATTCGCGGTGCCGGTTATCTTATTAAGAGCTGGTACTATGCTGCTGATATAACAGTAAAGAACACAAACGGGTATGGAATCACACCTACACCTTACACGGAGTATCCTAAAACCCGCCGCTTTGTTTCTCTTAACGACTTTAAAAACCTTGTAGTAGAGAATTGCTACATGGAGAGTACAGCCGGTATCGGTGTTGGCGACGATTACCGTGGAAACGGTACTGCAAGCCAGACGATCAAGATCCGTTATAACAAAGTGAAGAACATTGATGGCCGCGTACATGGCGGTAAAGTACACTCACAATTCGTACAGTTTAACTATCGTGGCTCAGTTCCTAACGTAGAGGTTGCCTGGAACCAGGTGATAAACGAACCAAACAAGTCGTTGGTAGAAGATAACATCAACATCTTCAACTCCCGCGGAACATCTTCATCTCCGATCAAAATCCACAACAACTATATTCAGGGTGCTTACCCTGTTGATGCAAGTGGCAGCAGCTATTCTGGTGGTGGTATACTTTCAGATAGCGATGGCAACATCAGCACTGCTACTGCTTACATTGAAGGTTTCGAGAATCACCTTGTGAACGTAGGTAACTATAGCATGGGTATTGCAGGCGGAAATAACATCCGTTATTACAACAACAGAGCTATCAACTCGGCTACTTTCGATAACGGCACACGTTTTAACATGTATACTTCAGGTTTCTGGAGCCTGGACTACTACAAAATGGGAACAACCTTCGCTAACTCTATCGACAATAACACGGTAGGTGTTATGGCATGGGGCTGGCCAAACGACAGAAGAGATATCTCTGACATGGTAGGCGCTACACAATCAAACAACACGTCTATTTCTGGGGTAATCACAAAGCAGCACGAAGTTGATGAATTTAACAGATGGCAGCAAAAGCTGAGCAGCAAAGGTATTGTACTGGGTCCTAACGGTTCAGGTACAACTATCGCCTCACCGGAGCCAACTCCAGCTCCAGCGCCAGCACCTTCTATCGAAACAATCGCCCCTGCTCCAACAACAGGTACAACTACTACCGGCACAGGCAAGATCACGCATGAGTTATGGACAAACGTACATGGCACCAGCACATCGGTTATCCCAGTGGGCACGACACCTGCTAAAAAGACAGAGCTTAGCCTGTTTGAAACTGCATCGAATGTGGGTGACAACTATGGCCAGCGTGTACGTGGTTATATAACAGCACCGGTAAGTGGTAACTATACGTTCTGGATCGCTTCTGATGATCAGGCTGAACTATACCTGAGTACGTCTGAAGACCCTGCAAAGAAAACCCGTGTAGCATCTGTTTCACAGTGGACCAACCCACGTGAGTGGACTAAGCTTAGTGAGCAGAAGTCAGTAGCCATTAAGCTGGAGGCTGGCAAGCGTTACTACATCGAAGCCCTACACATAGAAGGCGGTGGCGGAGACAACCTGGCTGTAGGCTGGACATTGCCAAACGGCACGCAGGAAAGACCGATACCGGGCAAGTACCTGTCACCGATGGGCAGCACTGCAACTACTGCGCCGGCTCCGGCACCTGAACCAACGCCTGCACCAAGTGAGCCAATTGTAACGTCGCCTTCAACCGGCACGGGCAAGATCACGCATGAGTTCTGGACAAACGTACATGGCACCAGCACATCGGTTATCCCAGTGGGCACGACACCTGCTAAAAAGACAGAGCTTAGCCTGTTTGAAACTGCATCGAATGTGGGTGACAACTATGGCCAGCGTGTACGCGGTTATATAACAGCACCGGTAAGCGGCAACTATACGTTCTGGATCGCTTCTGATGATCAGGCTGAACTATACCTGAGTACGTCTGAAGACCCTGCAAAGAAAACCCGTGTAGCATCTGTTTCACAGTGGACCAACCCACGTGAGTGGACTAAGCTTAGTGAGCAGAAGTCAGTAGCCATTAAGCTGGAGGCTGGCAAGCGTTACTACATCGAAGCCCTACACATAGAAGGCGGTGGCGGAGACAACCTGGCTGTAGGCTGGACGCTGCCAAACGGCACGCAGGAAAGACCGATACCGGGCAAGTACCTGTCACCGATGGGCAGCACTGCAACTACTGCGCCGGCTCCGGCACCTGAACCAACTCCGATCGTGACAACACCAACTGGTAAGATCACAAGAGAATACTGGGCAAATGTACATGGCACCAGCGTGAGCGTAATACCAGTAGCTAATACGCCTACTTCGAAGACTGAGCTAACAATTTTCGAATCGCCATCGAATGTTGGTGACAACTATGGCCAGCGTATACGAGGTTATGTAACGGCACCGGTAAGTGGTAACTATACGTTCTGGATTGCGGCGGATGACATGGCGGACCTTTACCTGAGTACATCTGAAGATCCGGCGAAGAAAGTGAAGATCGCTTCGGCAACAGTGTATACTGATTCTCGCCAATGGACAAAGGCATCTTCTCAGAAGTCGGTAGCTATTGCACTTGAAGCTGGCAAACGTTATTACATTGAAGCATTGCACCTGGAAGGTGGCGGTGGTGATAACCTGGCCGTAGGCTGGACACTGCCAAACGGCACGCAGGAGAGACCGATACCGGGCAAGTACCTGTCGCCAATGGGAAGCGCGGATGCGATAACAACAGCATCTGTTACTACTGAAAATACGCAGATAATTTTTGAGAACACAACTGCTTATCCGAACCCGTTCACGAACATGATCACACTTGATTTCGGAAATCAGCAGGGAGTTAAGCTGCAGAAAGTAGTTCTTCTGAACCAGGTAGGCAAAGTAGTTTACGAGCAGAAAGCACTTGAACTTACAAACAACAAGATTGAGCTTGACCTGGCTGGCATCAACATCAAAAAAGGATTGTATATCCTGAGATACACAGATAGCCAGGGTTCGGCCAAGAGCATTAACCTGATGAAACAATAA
- a CDS encoding glycosyl hydrolase — protein MRNANVAAADKNTIQPAKHRTIVGGLLVALIVIIAISLIIATYSFRPFGKDQAVSKLAQNYSQPIVITKGGTYTGNWESTSADVPAVDIQTSEPVVIIDSNIRSAGILIKSWYHNADITVKNTNGYGLSPTTYTGSAKTRRFIVLNDFKNLVVENCYLEGTAGISVGDNYRGNGTPGQTVKIRYNLVKNIDGRVYAGTVHSQFVQFNFRGSLPHAEIAWNQVINEPNRSLVEDNISIHNSRGTAASPIQIHNNYIQGAYPLFAADSSFSGGGILMDGDGDLKTCTAYVEAYENHLVNLGNYSMGIASGNNIRFHHNRAVNAATFKDAKRFSMYTSGIWCLDYYKKGTTFSNSIDNNIVGVMAWGWPDNRRDISDVKGAIVADNIHIPGIITRQLEVAEFTRWQQKLQDNAITPGPAGKNKPFIPF, from the coding sequence ATGCGCAATGCCAACGTAGCTGCTGCTGATAAAAACACCATCCAGCCCGCTAAACATAGAACTATAGTTGGCGGGCTGTTGGTGGCGCTTATAGTTATTATAGCAATCAGCCTCATTATAGCTACGTATAGTTTCAGGCCTTTCGGAAAAGATCAGGCGGTTTCAAAGCTGGCTCAGAACTATAGCCAACCTATAGTTATAACAAAGGGCGGCACTTACACCGGCAACTGGGAATCAACCAGCGCTGATGTTCCGGCCGTTGATATTCAGACCTCCGAGCCGGTTGTGATCATCGATTCCAATATCCGGAGTGCCGGTATATTAATAAAGAGCTGGTACCACAATGCCGACATCACTGTAAAGAACACCAATGGCTACGGGCTCTCTCCTACTACTTATACCGGGTCTGCTAAAACGCGGCGCTTTATCGTACTGAATGATTTTAAAAACCTGGTAGTTGAGAATTGTTATCTCGAGGGCACAGCAGGCATAAGCGTGGGCGATAATTACCGCGGAAACGGCACACCAGGCCAAACAGTAAAGATCCGGTATAACCTGGTTAAAAACATAGATGGCAGAGTTTATGCCGGAACAGTACATTCGCAATTCGTTCAGTTTAACTTCCGGGGAAGTCTGCCTCATGCCGAAATTGCGTGGAACCAGGTAATTAACGAACCAAACCGTTCGCTGGTCGAAGATAACATCAGCATACACAATTCGCGGGGCACAGCTGCTTCGCCTATTCAGATACACAACAACTATATACAAGGCGCTTATCCGTTGTTCGCTGCCGACAGCAGTTTTTCAGGCGGAGGCATTCTGATGGATGGGGATGGCGATTTAAAAACCTGTACGGCTTACGTGGAAGCTTATGAGAACCACCTCGTTAACCTCGGCAACTATAGCATGGGCATAGCCAGCGGAAATAACATCCGTTTCCACCATAACAGAGCAGTTAACGCAGCTACCTTTAAGGATGCTAAACGCTTCTCGATGTATACCTCCGGTATTTGGTGCCTGGACTATTATAAAAAGGGAACCACCTTTTCAAACTCTATTGATAATAACATAGTAGGTGTAATGGCATGGGGATGGCCGGATAACAGAAGAGATATCTCTGATGTAAAAGGCGCTATCGTAGCAGATAATATTCATATTCCGGGCATTATAACCAGGCAACTTGAAGTAGCAGAGTTTACCAGGTGGCAGCAAAAACTTCAGGATAATGCTATCACGCCAGGACCTGCAGGTAAAAACAAACCATTCATTCCTTTTTAG
- a CDS encoding glycosyltransferase family 2 protein codes for MKPIHIVIPVFNRKEHTRECLKSLRSQTNPNYKVTIVDDGSTDGTEEMLKTEFPEVDILKGDGNLFWTAGVNMGLRHALKQRSELFMTMNNDVVTDEHLIEKMIYWHRQKPEALIGALELDAFTKQPIFGGERLNWKLNTIDQVLANLPESNRKGLHAVTHLPGRGLLIPKVVFEKIGLFDEDRFPHYIADYDFTHTARRAGFELFVNYDAKLLTYPEESGERQLRSNKSLKNYYKHLFDLKGGGNLRDFTRFTLKNCPAPYIPYHLLNGYTRRLLGYFLK; via the coding sequence ATGAAACCTATACATATAGTAATCCCTGTTTTTAACAGGAAAGAGCATACCCGGGAATGTTTAAAATCATTGAGAAGCCAGACCAACCCAAACTATAAAGTAACTATAGTTGATGACGGCTCTACGGATGGTACAGAAGAAATGCTGAAAACAGAGTTTCCGGAAGTGGATATTCTGAAAGGCGATGGTAACCTGTTTTGGACAGCAGGCGTGAATATGGGTTTAAGGCATGCTCTTAAACAAAGATCCGAGCTGTTTATGACCATGAACAACGACGTGGTAACAGACGAGCACCTGATCGAGAAAATGATTTACTGGCACAGGCAAAAACCGGAAGCCCTGATTGGCGCGCTGGAGCTTGATGCCTTTACAAAACAGCCTATTTTCGGCGGCGAAAGACTTAACTGGAAACTAAATACCATAGATCAGGTGCTTGCCAATCTGCCGGAATCAAACCGGAAAGGATTACATGCCGTTACGCACCTTCCCGGCAGAGGACTTCTGATACCAAAGGTAGTGTTCGAAAAGATCGGACTTTTTGACGAGGATAGGTTCCCGCACTACATTGCAGATTATGACTTTACACACACCGCCCGAAGAGCAGGTTTTGAACTGTTTGTAAATTATGATGCCAAGTTGCTCACTTACCCGGAAGAAAGCGGTGAACGCCAGCTACGTAGCAATAAGAGCCTTAAAAACTACTATAAGCACCTGTTCGACCTGAAAGGAGGCGGCAACCTGAGAGACTTTACCCGATTTACGCTCAAAAACTGCCCTGCTCCATATATTCCTTACCATTTACTGAACGGGTACACCCGACGACTTTTAGGCTATTTTCTGAAGTAA
- a CDS encoding nucleotide-diphospho-sugar transferase: MNTSLPQEPLHTPVLLIIFNRAHTTQKVFERIRQVKPKKLYVAADGPRAHVATDAERCAETRRIVEQVDWDCEVKTLFQDQNLGCGVAPSRSISWLFENEETGIILEDDCIPSQSFFWFCQETLERYKKDTRVMHISGNNYLDGWRRDSDYSYYFSDKVNSWGWATWRRAWQLYDFNLGNYQELKHKGYLNGIFLNKLEQTYRLSKLEETFTNIQKGDVWDYQWEFTVYSNSGLCIVPEVNLVRNIGFGEDATHTFNLHDKKAQVYEQEIEFPLRHPKFVIRDVESDRRNFNKMMRDKASAKLKALFNFSL, from the coding sequence ATGAATACTTCATTACCGCAAGAACCGCTGCACACTCCGGTGTTGCTGATCATATTTAACAGAGCACATACCACACAAAAAGTATTTGAACGCATTCGGCAGGTTAAACCTAAAAAACTTTATGTCGCCGCCGACGGCCCCCGGGCACATGTTGCCACCGATGCTGAAAGATGCGCTGAAACCCGCCGTATAGTGGAACAGGTTGACTGGGATTGTGAAGTTAAAACGCTTTTCCAGGACCAAAACCTGGGCTGTGGCGTAGCTCCCTCCCGCTCTATTTCCTGGCTTTTCGAAAACGAGGAAACAGGTATCATACTGGAAGACGACTGCATTCCTTCGCAAAGCTTTTTCTGGTTTTGCCAGGAGACGCTTGAAAGATACAAGAAAGATACCCGCGTAATGCACATCAGTGGCAATAACTACCTGGATGGCTGGCGCCGCGACTCCGACTACTCGTACTACTTTTCAGATAAAGTGAATAGCTGGGGCTGGGCAACATGGCGCCGCGCCTGGCAACTATACGACTTTAACCTGGGCAACTACCAGGAGCTGAAGCACAAAGGCTATTTAAACGGCATCTTCCTGAACAAACTGGAACAGACATACCGCTTAAGCAAGCTTGAAGAGACATTTACCAACATACAGAAAGGCGATGTCTGGGATTACCAGTGGGAATTTACCGTCTATAGTAACTCAGGCCTTTGCATTGTTCCGGAAGTAAACCTGGTGCGTAACATAGGCTTTGGCGAGGATGCGACCCATACGTTTAACCTGCACGATAAAAAGGCACAGGTATACGAACAGGAGATCGAATTTCCGCTCCGCCACCCGAAATTCGTGATCCGGGATGTGGAATCTGACCGCCGCAACTTTAATAAGATGATGCGCGATAAAGCAAGTGCCAAGCTAAAGGCTTTGTTCAACTTCAGTCTTTAA
- a CDS encoding glycosyltransferase family 61 protein, whose amino-acid sequence MKTIRAVIAKYRVLISKKATQLLLGRLSGNTPATIVNSVEEDFHLHTVSRHVNSIVTISPPTIAHYPFPESFPANFRRSKAFEKKNLYLLKDVTVSPFSGLTWLENKHFLVESIGSLFRLIGWDNVLHEPLLPTSKLKEQDIIVSCPDNPFYHWVFESLAGLLVTLENFPEAKVMIPANSPQYCNDVLKLVFDENTYAERIIVADGVKQVSNFAMFQQEQDAGFIHPVTISALQNFRNKVLNQMQLSVPKEPLIYISRSKTKNRSLANEEELEKALEAIGFTIIYSEQLSFAQQIALFSQASFIVAPHGAGLSNIVWTKGKARLLEIFAHNHFNDCFARLASGLGFRYRYTQAGPHPGTCGQVNVQEVMDLVTEMLKTEAHTEQQVA is encoded by the coding sequence ATGAAAACCATACGAGCTGTAATAGCTAAATACCGAGTACTGATATCCAAAAAAGCAACCCAACTGCTACTTGGCAGGTTAAGTGGAAACACGCCAGCTACTATAGTTAACTCTGTGGAAGAAGATTTTCACTTGCACACTGTCAGCAGGCATGTAAACAGTATTGTAACTATCTCTCCCCCAACTATAGCACATTACCCTTTTCCGGAAAGCTTTCCTGCAAACTTCAGAAGATCGAAGGCATTCGAAAAGAAAAACCTCTATTTACTGAAAGATGTCACCGTTTCTCCTTTTTCGGGATTGACCTGGCTCGAGAACAAACACTTTTTAGTTGAAAGCATCGGCTCACTTTTCAGGTTAATTGGCTGGGATAATGTGCTGCACGAACCGTTGTTGCCAACCAGCAAATTAAAAGAACAGGATATTATAGTTAGCTGCCCCGACAACCCGTTTTATCATTGGGTATTCGAATCGCTGGCTGGCCTGCTGGTAACGCTGGAAAATTTTCCGGAAGCTAAAGTAATGATACCGGCAAATAGCCCACAGTATTGCAACGATGTATTAAAGCTTGTTTTCGATGAAAATACGTATGCCGAAAGAATTATAGTTGCCGATGGGGTAAAGCAGGTTTCAAACTTTGCTATGTTCCAGCAGGAGCAGGATGCAGGTTTTATTCATCCTGTAACTATAAGCGCGTTGCAGAACTTCCGCAATAAGGTGCTGAACCAGATGCAACTGTCAGTACCCAAAGAGCCCCTGATTTACATCTCAAGAAGTAAGACCAAAAACCGGAGCCTGGCAAACGAGGAAGAACTGGAGAAAGCACTGGAGGCTATTGGCTTCACCATTATCTATAGTGAGCAACTTTCGTTTGCGCAGCAGATTGCCTTATTCTCGCAGGCATCCTTTATAGTTGCTCCCCATGGCGCCGGGCTAAGTAATATAGTCTGGACGAAAGGCAAAGCACGATTACTGGAGATTTTTGCGCATAACCATTTTAATGACTGCTTTGCAAGATTAGCTTCCGGCCTTGGTTTCAGATACAGGTATACACAGGCTGGCCCGCACCCGGGAACATGCGGGCAGGTAAATGTGCAGGAAGTAATGGACCTTGTAACTGAGATGCTTAAAACAGAAGCGCACACTGAGCAGCAGGTAGCTTAA
- a CDS encoding PQQ-dependent sugar dehydrogenase: protein MNNFYITAREPSAQAHLSDSRNRTFRHPVRFNSIFFAGILLVFLTVFSVLQASAQSASGLPDGFVEEPIGGEWNMAVGLKFSKDGKKMFVWEKAGKVWVVENGERGTMPLLDISDEVGDWGDHGLLGFELDPNFDTNGFIYLLYVVDRNHLMNSGKSDYDPSNISQNEATIGRVTRYTASLSNGTYTVNTSSRKVLLGATASTGIPITYISHGVGSLAFGEDGSLLVSAGDGATANGVDHGYFPNDPKNDTFVPQALVDGIISSKEDVGAFRSQQIQSYNGKILRIDPATGNGLPTNPFYDASKPNSVASKVWALGLRNPFRFTVKPGTGSSTSPGTLYVGDVGWMDWEEINVVDKGGMNLGWPMFEGLMAQPSYFEIARTVMNPFIPNPKYSAATAGNSDMCKEFYTFGSLLKQAQKTTKPEFLNPCDNTTPIPDQYTFVHTRPVVDWVNDIVQNGVAPKAITRIGTFNGEEAATVGIGEAGSNVEGSPFFGSSSTGGIWYTGSDLPAAYKNTYFFGDYGAGWIKNAVFDANNKLTSIRNFIGKDATVTGFATNPVTGGLYYINYATKVLKIAYYGGNQPPKAIAKADKLFGTSPLTVKFTGSESTDPENKALKYEWDFGDGSAKSTEANPQHTFTSAQAVTRTVTLKVTDDGGLTAAAKLTITLNNTPPVVNITSPAEGTQYPLDKPTTYNLRADVTDKEHSGTQLSYEWQTTLYHNTHNHPEPVDTKKETTAIITPIGCDGETYFYRISLKVTDAGGLSTTDFVDVYPNCSGGIVMPVTIASPVNNASFAVGQQIDLKVSFADATRKWTKVVYYAGNTQIGESSTAPFNAKWTGAAAGTYNITAQATDDGVHFQSSDAVKIAVGGLTQVELPNCLPGITHYFGFDEATADAGFKDYASAAVATCTDCPEVINGKSQNALKFSTATRVNLNDASNFSWGAATPFSISFWMRTSSTVNRNSVIMGRNATESAMHWWIGTDDQGHAMFMLKDINHQGNFVGAKGPKVNDGKWHYITAIRDAGAKKNILYVDGAKVDEIDINYDNGFEGAAALNIGYLDLGDGYHFEGDLDEIKLYSRALTVADIAEEFNGGNGKYCGTNPLGTGTDVNFKGRFDVYPNPTKGKQVALHVTTLKPNEKLTLLLTDATGRKVLETTVQANTAGLLEKTLSLSKVSAGFYNLTLYSTERSISRKLVVTD from the coding sequence ATGAATAACTTTTACATAACGGCAAGAGAGCCTTCTGCTCAGGCACATCTCTCTGATTCCCGTAACAGAACGTTCAGGCACCCTGTCCGATTCAATTCAATCTTTTTTGCAGGGATACTACTGGTATTTCTCACTGTCTTTAGTGTTTTGCAAGCGTCAGCTCAATCTGCATCGGGCTTGCCTGATGGCTTTGTGGAGGAGCCCATTGGAGGAGAATGGAACATGGCAGTAGGTCTTAAGTTCTCCAAAGACGGCAAAAAAATGTTTGTTTGGGAGAAAGCAGGAAAGGTGTGGGTTGTTGAAAATGGAGAAAGAGGCACTATGCCGCTTCTCGATATCAGTGACGAAGTAGGCGACTGGGGAGACCACGGCTTACTTGGTTTTGAACTGGACCCTAACTTCGATACAAACGGATTTATTTACCTGTTATATGTAGTAGACCGCAACCACCTGATGAACTCGGGCAAAAGCGACTACGATCCCTCTAACATAAGCCAGAATGAAGCAACTATAGGCAGGGTTACGCGCTATACGGCCAGCCTGTCTAACGGTACCTATACTGTTAATACCAGTAGCAGAAAGGTGTTGCTTGGTGCAACAGCTTCTACAGGTATTCCGATTACATACATTTCGCATGGGGTAGGTTCCCTGGCATTCGGCGAAGATGGCTCTCTACTGGTTTCCGCTGGTGACGGTGCTACAGCCAATGGTGTAGACCATGGTTATTTTCCGAACGACCCGAAGAATGACACCTTTGTTCCGCAGGCACTTGTTGATGGTATCATCAGCTCTAAAGAAGATGTTGGGGCTTTCCGTTCGCAGCAGATCCAATCTTATAATGGTAAGATACTTCGTATAGACCCGGCAACTGGTAATGGATTGCCTACGAACCCGTTCTATGATGCCAGCAAACCTAATTCGGTGGCGTCGAAAGTATGGGCGTTAGGTTTAAGAAATCCATTCCGCTTTACAGTAAAACCAGGTACTGGTAGCTCCACTTCACCGGGCACTTTATATGTTGGCGATGTAGGCTGGATGGACTGGGAAGAAATCAATGTGGTAGATAAGGGTGGTATGAACCTGGGCTGGCCTATGTTCGAAGGCCTGATGGCGCAACCGTCGTACTTTGAAATTGCCAGAACTGTCATGAATCCTTTCATTCCCAATCCAAAGTATAGTGCGGCTACTGCCGGCAACTCTGATATGTGTAAAGAATTCTACACGTTCGGAAGTTTATTAAAGCAGGCGCAAAAAACCACAAAGCCCGAATTCCTGAATCCGTGCGATAATACGACCCCAATTCCTGATCAGTATACTTTTGTACATACCAGGCCTGTGGTGGATTGGGTAAATGACATTGTGCAGAATGGGGTTGCGCCTAAAGCAATAACAAGGATCGGTACATTTAATGGCGAAGAGGCTGCAACTGTTGGTATCGGCGAGGCTGGCTCTAATGTAGAAGGCAGTCCTTTCTTTGGCAGCTCCTCAACGGGTGGTATCTGGTACACTGGGTCAGACTTGCCTGCAGCATATAAAAACACGTACTTTTTTGGTGACTATGGCGCTGGCTGGATTAAGAATGCCGTGTTTGACGCGAATAATAAGCTTACTTCTATCCGAAATTTTATAGGCAAGGATGCGACTGTTACCGGTTTTGCGACTAACCCGGTAACGGGTGGTCTGTACTATATCAACTACGCCACTAAAGTTCTCAAGATCGCTTATTACGGTGGAAACCAGCCTCCGAAAGCTATCGCCAAAGCTGATAAGCTATTTGGTACAAGCCCGCTCACGGTTAAGTTTACAGGTAGTGAGTCTACAGATCCTGAGAACAAGGCATTGAAGTATGAATGGGATTTTGGCGATGGTTCTGCCAAGTCAACTGAAGCAAACCCGCAACATACGTTTACCTCTGCCCAGGCCGTAACCCGTACCGTAACGCTGAAGGTAACGGATGATGGCGGCCTGACAGCTGCAGCGAAACTAACTATAACACTCAACAATACGCCGCCTGTAGTAAACATCACCAGCCCGGCCGAAGGAACGCAATATCCGCTTGATAAGCCAACTACTTATAATTTAAGGGCAGATGTAACGGATAAGGAACACAGCGGTACTCAGTTAAGCTATGAGTGGCAAACGACATTATACCATAACACGCACAATCACCCGGAACCTGTAGATACCAAAAAAGAAACTACGGCTATAATAACTCCAATCGGCTGCGATGGTGAAACCTATTTTTACAGGATCAGCCTGAAGGTAACGGATGCCGGAGGACTTTCGACTACTGATTTTGTAGATGTGTACCCGAATTGCAGCGGGGGTATAGTTATGCCTGTGACTATAGCTTCACCGGTAAATAACGCCAGCTTCGCAGTAGGCCAGCAGATCGATCTGAAAGTAAGCTTTGCAGACGCTACCCGTAAATGGACGAAAGTGGTTTACTATGCAGGCAATACTCAGATCGGGGAATCATCTACAGCTCCATTTAACGCTAAATGGACTGGTGCTGCGGCAGGTACTTATAACATTACAGCACAGGCTACCGACGATGGGGTACACTTCCAGAGTTCCGATGCGGTTAAAATAGCAGTGGGAGGTTTAACGCAGGTAGAACTGCCAAACTGTTTGCCGGGCATTACACATTACTTTGGGTTTGATGAAGCCACAGCTGATGCCGGATTCAAGGATTATGCTTCTGCAGCTGTTGCCACTTGCACAGATTGCCCTGAAGTAATAAACGGTAAGTCTCAAAACGCACTTAAATTCTCTACTGCAACCCGGGTAAACCTGAACGATGCATCTAATTTCAGCTGGGGAGCTGCCACACCATTCTCGATCAGTTTCTGGATGCGTACTTCATCAACTGTAAACCGTAACTCCGTGATCATGGGGCGGAATGCTACCGAATCGGCTATGCACTGGTGGATAGGTACCGACGACCAGGGACACGCGATGTTCATGTTAAAGGATATAAACCACCAGGGGAACTTTGTAGGTGCAAAAGGACCAAAAGTGAATGATGGCAAGTGGCATTACATAACTGCCATACGCGATGCGGGCGCTAAAAAGAATATACTTTATGTAGATGGCGCCAAGGTTGATGAAATTGATATCAACTACGACAATGGTTTTGAAGGTGCTGCGGCCTTGAACATCGGCTATCTGGACTTGGGAGATGGCTATCATTTTGAAGGCGACCTGGATGAAATTAAATTATATTCCAGAGCATTAACCGTCGCTGATATTGCTGAAGAGTTTAACGGGGGTAATGGTAAGTACTGCGGCACCAACCCACTTGGTACAGGCACAGATGTTAACTTTAAAGGCAGATTTGATGTGTACCCGAACCCTACCAAAGGCAAGCAGGTTGCATTGCATGTTACCACGCTCAAGCCGAATGAAAAACTGACCTTATTGCTGACCGACGCCACCGGAAGGAAAGTGCTGGAGACAACCGTACAGGCAAACACGGCCGGCCTTCTGGAAAAGACCCTATCGTTAAGCAAAGTAAGTGCAGGCTTTTATAACCTTACCTTGTATTCTACCGAAAGAAGTATCAGCAGGAAACTGGTAGTTACAGATTAA